The Lactuca sativa cultivar Salinas chromosome 2, Lsat_Salinas_v11, whole genome shotgun sequence genome includes a window with the following:
- the LOC111893809 gene encoding uncharacterized protein LOC111893809, producing the protein MTPFTLTWPYFSASFHITSIDKSEDGFDDIAFIYTQCDIYSLQWTQTARQVAVKKMLFTFTMPPTKVMLCMPSLHIKVKNHAGFLKMIRERNMVAILLWNFILGIIIDIFMVQ; encoded by the exons ATGACGCCGTTTACATTAACATGGCCTTATTTTTCTGCTTCGTTCCATATCACATCTATCGATAAATCAGAAGATGGATTCGATGATATCGCATTTATCTACACTCAGT GTGATATATATAGTTTGCAATGGACACAAACTGCCAGACAAGTGGCAGTAAAGAAAATGCTCTTCACCTTTACTATGCCACCGACAAAAGTCATGTTGTGTATGCCCAGCCTGCATAT TAAGGTGAAAAATCATGCTGGCTTTTTGAAGATGATCAGGGAAAGAAACATGGTCGCCATTCTCTTATGGAACTTTATTCTTGGCATCATTATAGATATATTCATGGTTCAGTGA